CCACGCCGATGTTGGTCAGCACCACCGCCGGGGTGAAGCCGGCCGAGGCGACGCCCCAATGCCGCGCCAGGGAGGGCAGGACGAAGGAGAGCGACGCGGAGTCGAAACCGTCGAGCAGCACCGCGAGGAAGGCGAGGCCCACCACGCCGAAGCGCATCCCGCGAAAACCCGTGTTCTCGTGGCCGGTCATCGGGTGCCTCCGAAAACCACCTGGTGCGCGGCTTCGAACAGCTCCGACGTCGGGTCGGCGAAGGCGGTGGCGGTGCCGATGTGGTCGGTCCCGGTCAGCGTCACGGTCACCGGCGGCCGGCCCGCGTCGGTCAGGGCGTCGGCGAGCAGCCGTCCCTGGCGGGTCAGCCAGAAGTCGTCGTCCGCCTTGCGGTTGGGCTCCGGATCCCCGAAGGAGATCACCACCCGCTCGGGGGCGCGGCTCACCCGCAGTGCGGGGCTGAGCCGCCGGGCCTGCGCCGGGTCTTCGACGATTCCCCGCAGATCGGTGGGCGCACTCATGCACACGGTGCCCGCCACCGGGCCGGGGGAGCTGTCGGTCAGCGTGACCATCGCGGCGAGATGGCCGCCCGCGGAGTGCCCGGCCACGGTGATGCGGTCCGGGTCACCCCCGTACCGGGTGGCGTTCGCGCGTGCCCACTCCACCGCCGCGGCCGCGTCCGCGACGGCGTCGGCGATGGTGTGGCGCGGTTCGAGCCGGTAGCCGCAGGACAGGAAGACCGCGCCGGCGTCCACCCAGGGGGCGGCGAGGTGGTCGTAGTAGGCCGGGTGGCCCTCGCGCCAGCGGCCGCCGTGGAAGTACACGATGACCGGCCGGTCGCCGGATCCTGGGTGGTAGACGTTCACCAGCTGGTGGGCGTCGGGTCCGTACTGGAGGTCGACGTCATGGGGCACCCGTGAACGCAATTCCTGCCGGGAGCTTGCGGCTTGCCGGTAGAAGCCCGGCCAGTCAGGGTGGTAGTCCTCCGGGTGCTGACAAGTGAAGAACTCACTGGTGTCCGCCGGACGGACGGCAGGGCCTGCGGCCATGGGGTCCTCCTCGTCATCGCCGGCGCGCTGGCGGCTCCGGTCATGCAGTGATCCGTATCTTCACCAGGCCCGCGGCACCTCGGGTAATGCCTACTTCGCCGGCACCTATGGCCGTCCGGTCATACCGGAGGCTATGCCCGTTCGGCTATGACCCGGCCACGGATCGGTATTGGACGGGCATGGAAAGCCGACCGTACGGTGCCCTTATGAGTGCCGATCCGCCCCCCGAAGTCGTTCAGCTCCGGAACTTCGTCGACGGAAGCTTCGTCGACGGTGCGGACACGTTCGACAAGATCAGCCCGGTCGACGGGGCCCGCGTCGCCGTGGTGCACGAGGCCGGGCGGGAGACGGTGGACGCCGCCGTCCGGGCCGCGCGCCGGGCCTTCGACGGCCGCTGGGGCCTCAGCACCGACCGGGACAGAGCCGCCCTGCTGAGGCGGATCGCCGACGGGATCGAGGCGCGTTTCGAAGAGTTCGTGACCGCCGAGATCCGGGACACCGGTAAGCCGGTGGCGCTGGCCCGCGAACTGGACGTGGCCCGCGCGGCGGCGAACTTCCGGTCCTTCGCCGACACGATCTCCGCCGCCGGTCTCGATTCGTACCTGACCGACACGGGCGGGGGCCGCAGTGCCCTCAACTACGCGGTGCGCCGGCCACTCGGCGTCGTGGCCGTCATCGTGCCCTGGAACCTTCCGCTGCTGCTGCTGACCTGGAAGGTCGCCCCGGCGCTGGCCTGTGGCAACGCCGTGGTGGTCAAGCCGTCCGATGAGACTCCGTCGACGGCGACCCTGCTGGCGGAGGTCATCGCCGAGGCGGGCGCGCCGAACGGCGTGTACAACGTCGTCCACGGCTTCGGCCCGGGCTCGGCGGGGGAGTTCCTCACCCAGCACTCGGGGGTCGACGGCGTCACCTTCACCGGTGAGTCCTCGACGGGGGCGACGATCATGAAGGAGGTCGCCCCACGCGTGGTGCCCGTCTCCTTCGAACTGGGCGGCAAGAACGCGGCCGTCGTCTTCGACGATTCCCCGGTGGAGCGGACCCTCGACGGGCTGACCCGGTCGCTGTTCCTGAACACCGGCCAGGTCTGCCTGTGCACCGAGCGGGTCTACGTCCAGCGCGGCCTCTTCGACGAGCTCGCGGCCGGGATCGCCGAGCGGGCCCCGGGGACTGAGCCTCGGCCGTCCGCACGACCCCGGCACGACGACCGGCCCGCTGATCTCCCGGGGACACCGGGCCAAGGTGCTCTCATACCTCGACCTCGCCGTTCAGGAAGGTGCCGAAGTCCTTGCCGGGGGCGGCATCCCCGATCTCGGCGAGGACCTGGCGCGCGGCGCCTGGATCGAACCGACGGTGTGGACCGGCCTGGACAATTCCTGTCGTACCGTGCGCGAGGAAGTCTTCGGTCCGGTCGCCGCGCTGATCCCCTTCGACACCGAAGAGGACGCGATCGGTTTGGCGAACGACACCGAATACGGGCTGGCCGCTTCGGTGTGGACCAGCGATCTGACCCGGGCCCACCGGGTGGCGCAGGCGATGAACGTCGGCCTTTCCTGGGTCAACACCTGGTACCTGCGCGACCTGCGCGCCCCCTTCGGCGGGACGGGCCGCTCCGGCATCGGGCGCGAGGGCGGGAAGCACTCGCTGCACTTCTACACCGAGACGACGAATGTGTGCGTGGCCCTATGACCGGATCGACTCTTTCCCGGTACGCCTCGGCGCTCGATGAGGCCGTCACCTCCAGGCTGGCCATCGCGCAGCTGAGCCGGACCGCCGCCCTCACCCTGGACGACGCCTACCGCGTGCAGGCACTCGGCTCCGAGCTGCGGGCGGCTCGCGGTGACCGCCTCGTCGGTGTGAAGCTCGGGTTCACCAGCAAGGCCAAGGCACGGCAGATGGGCGTCTCCGACGTCATCTTCGGCCGGCTGCACGCGCGCGGCGAAAACGCCGACGGTGGCAGCGTCGCGCTGGCGGACTACATCCACCCGCGCGTCGAGCCGGAGGTGGCCTTCCGCCTCGGTGCGCGGTTCGACGCGCGCGCCTCGGCCGACCCCGAGGCCGAACTGCGCGCCGCCGTCGACGCGGTCGCCCCCGGGCTGGAGATCATCGACAGCCGCTACGCGGACTTCCGGTTCTCCCTCACCGACGTCGTCGCCGACAACACCTCGGCGGCCGGGTTCGTGATCGGAGCCTGGCAGCCGGCCGATCTCACCGCCACCGGTGTCCGGTTCGCCGAGCGGCCGGTGACCCTGGAGATCGACGACGTGGTCGCGGCGACCGGGAGCACCAGCGACATCCTCGGCGACCCGGTGCTCGCCCTGCCGGCGATCGCCCGCATGGCCGCCGCGCAGGGAGTCGTCCTGCCCGCCGGTTCCGTGCTGCTGGCCGGGGCGGCGACCGCCGCGGTCGCTCTCCCGGGCGGGGTCACGGTCCGCGCGACCGTCGCGGGTCTTGGCACCGTTCACGTCACCACCATCCCCGCGGAGGAGCGATGACCGACAAGTCCCTCGTGGTCGAGGGGAAGGCCACGCCCCGCGGCCGGTTCCCGCACGTCAAGGTCGTCGGCGACCTGGTGTTCGTCTCCGGGACCAGCAGCCGCCGCCCCGACAACACCTTCGCCGGGGCCGGCGCCGACGCGATGGGGGTGACCGATCTCGACATCGAGGCGCAGACCCGGGCCGTGCTCGACAACATCAGCGACGTCCTCGCCGCCGTGGACTGCACGCTCGACGATCTGGTCCAGGTCACCGCCTATCTCGTCAGCATGAACGACTTCGGCGGCTACAACCGCGTATGGGACGAGTACTTCGACGCTTCCGGCCCCACGCGGACCACCGTCGCGGTCCACCAGCTTCCCCACCCGTACCTGCTCATCGAGATCCAGGCCGTCGCCGTGCGCCGGCCCGGCCGCACCGCCAAGGAGAAGTCATGACGTCGTCACTGCCTCCGGTCTTCAACTTCCCGCAGTGGCTCGCCGAGCACGAGCACCTGCTGAAGCCACCGGTCAACAACAAGGCGATGTGGGACACCAGCGGTGACTTCATCGTGCAGATCGTCGGCGGTCCCAACCAGCGGCTCGACTTCCACTTCGAGCCGTTCGAGGAGTACTTCTACCAGGTCAAGGGCACTATGCACGTCAACGTGATCACCGAGGACGGTCCGCGGCGCGTGGACATCGGCGAAGGCGACATGTGGCTGCTGCCCGGCAGCACCTGGCACTCACCGCAGCGCCCGGAGGAAGGATCCATCGGCATCGTGGTGGAGCGCGTCCGCCCCGAGGGCACGACGGAGCAGTTCGGCTGGTTCTGCCGGGAGTGCGGCACGAAGGTGCATTCGGTGGAGCTGCAGGTGCGGGACATCGTCGCCGACCTGCCGCCGGTGTTCGAGGCCTTCCACGCGTCCGTCGAGCAGCGCACGTGCGGAAACTGCGGCGCGCTGCACCCCGGTAAGGGCTGATCCGGTGTCCGACGTCATCGACGTGCACACCCACTACGTCCCGGCCGGCTGGCCGGACCTCGGTCCCGGACAGCCCTGGCTGCGCGTGGAGTCCGAACGCCAGGCGATGATCATGGTGGGGGAGACCGAGTTCCGGGCCATCGATTCGGCCTGCTGGGACGCGTCGGCCCGGCTGGCCGACATGGCGGCCGACGGGGTGCGGGCCCAGGTGGTCTCGCCCACACCGCTGTTCTTCGGGTACGACTTGAGCGGTGCCGAGGCGGTCAAGGTCTGCCGGATCTTCAACGATCTCGCCCTGGACATCTGCGCACCCGACCGGGAGCGCTTCATCCCGTTCGCCCAGGTGCCGTTGCAGGACCCCGACGCGGCCTGCCGCGAACTCGACCGCTGCCTGGACGCCGGGCACGCCGGGGTGGAGATCGGCAACCACGTCGGCGACCAGGACCTCGACGCGGAAGGCGTCGTCACCTTCCTCCAGCACGCGGCCTCGCGCGGCGCGCCGGTCTTCGTGCATCCCTGGGACATGCCCACCTCGCCGCGGTTGGACCGCTGGATGGCGCGGTGGCTGACCGGGATGCCGGCGGAGACCCACCTCTCCGTGCTCGCCATGATCCTCGGCGGGGTGTTCGACCGGGTGCCGGGCTCGCTGCGGATCTGTTTCGCGCACGGCGGCGGGTCGTTCGCGTTCTGGCTGGGGCGCCTGGAGAACGCCTGGCATCGCCGCCCGGACCTCATCGCCACCTCGCAGCTGCCGCCCTCGGCCTATCTCGGCCGGTTCAGCGTGGACAGCGTCGTCTTCGACCCCGTGGCTCTGCGCACGCTGGTCGACACCCTCGGCGCGGACCACGTGATGCTGGGTAGCGACTACCCCTACCCGCTGGGCGAACGGCCCGTCGGCCAGGTACTCCGGAAGGCCGACTTCCTCAGCGCCGCGGAGCGCGAGGCGATCGCCGGTGGCAACGCGCTGCGCTGGGTCGGGCGCGTGGCCGCCGACCAGCGGGTATGTCCATAGTGGGACACATGGCCGTGCGGCTATGCCCTAGGACGCAAGGCGGTCTACCGTCCTCGTATGGAAATACCGCGGATGCTGGACGGGCGGCTGAAGTTCCGCCATCTCCTGCTCGTCGAGGCGCTTTCCGGTCAGGGGAGCGTGGTCGGCGCCGCGGCCGCGCTCCACGTCACCCAGCCCGTGGTCACCCGCAGCCTCCAGGACCTCGAACGCATCCTCGGCGTCACCCTCTACGAACGCGGCCCGCGGGGGATCCGGCCCACCGAGTTCGGTGACGCTTTCACCGAGTACGCGCGCTCGGCGCTGGCCCAGATGAACCAGGCGAGCAGGCACCTCCAGGAGATCGCCGACGCCACCCGCGGCCACGTGGTCATCGGCACCCATCTCGCGGGCTCCAACCTCCTGCTGCCGCGGGCCGTCGCCCATCTCAAGCGAGACCGCCCCGCCCTGAGGATCGTCGTGCGCGAAGCGACGCCTGGGGCGCTGCTTGACGACCTCGTCGCCGGCAAGATCGACTTCATCGTCGGTCGCCTGGCGACGGTCCCCCCGGAGGGGACGATCCAGCAGACGCTGCACGCGGAAACCATCCGTGTGATCGCGCGCAGCGGCCACCCGCTCGCGGCACGCACCGAGATCCCGCTCGACGAGCTGATCGCCTACCCGTGGATCCTGCCGGGGGTGGAGACGGCGCTGCGCACGGAGCTCGAGGAGTTCTTCCACCGCAACGACGTCTCCCTGCCCCCCGACCGCGTCGAGACGACCGCGTTCCTCACCATCCGCCAGCTCCTCGTGGAGACCGACATGGTGGCCGCGCTCCCGGAACTCATCGGCGCGAGCGACCCCCGGCTCACCGCGCTGCCGATCTCGCTCGACCTCGTCGGCGCACGCGTCGGGATCACGCTGGCGGCCGGCCGTCGGCTGAGCCCGGCCTCGGAGGCCATGATGCAGTCGCTGGTCGCGGTCGCGGATTCCGTGCAGCCTCAGCCGGCTCGATCCGACTGAGTTCCGGCCGCGCGAAGGTGCCGTATATCAGCCCTCAGGCCCGCGCCGCGGTGGGAGCTGTGTCAGGTCGCGGGGGAGGGCGCCACGGTGAGGGCCGCGGGGCTCGTCGACGGGAAATCCGCGCACGACGATGTTGCGTCGCGGCAGGTGCGGGCCCGGTACCGAAAGACCCGCCCCTCTTCTCAGGCCCTCACCCGCGTCAGCGACGTCTTGACCCGCAACAACCAGCTGTCGAGTGCGACTCGATCCGCGCGTGACGGTCCCCTTCAGTCCCGGCCGGGCCGCCCGCCCCAGCGCGCCTGGGTGACCGGTCAGCCAAGCATGTTCCGCATGGCGCGGTACCCCGCCAAGCGGTACTCGTCGGCCCTGGCGGGCTCGAGTGCCATCATGTCCATGGTCGAATTCGCGACCGCCTCGACGAGAGCGCCGACGAACCGGATCGGCTGCTGCCGCAAGACACCTGTACGACTCGCCTCCTGGAAGAGTTCCACGCCGACGACGGACTCGAGCTCCGACTCCTGCCGCGTCTGGCTGCTCACGTACTCCGACACGCCGATCAGCAGCAGAGCGCGGCGACGAGCCGGGTTCCGCGTCCCCCAGTCGGTCCAGCGCCGCCAGATGAGCCACAGCTTGTCGTCCAGCGGGAGCGCGTCGTCGAGGTCAGCGATCACCGCCGCGCGCAACTCCTTCTTCAACACGGCGAAGACCGCGTCGAGCAGACCCGCCTTGGTCTCGAAGTGATGGAACACCGAGCCCTGCGCGACACCTACACGCTTCGCGATGACGGCCGTGGATGCAGCGACGCCATCGTCGGCCACCACCTCGACAGCGCCTTCGATGATGCGGCTGCGCATCACCAAGGATCGGGCATTTCCGGCTTCCGGCATCGACGGCTCCAAATTGATCGAGTAATCAATCAACATGATACGTTGGACATCACCCAACGCGAACAGGAGGTCTTCGCATGGCAGTCTCGGAGACAGTCGAGTCGAAAGGTGCCGGCCGGCCGCGAACCGGCGACGGCGACGTCCACACGGTGATCAACGGCGAGCCGGTCTTCGCGAGGTTGGACGATCCACGCCGCTCGCTGGCGGAGTTGCTCCGCGATGAGCGCGGGCTGACCGGCACCAAGATCGGCTGCAACCAGGGCGGCTGTGGCGCGTGCACCGTGCTCGTCGACGGCCGGCGAGTCCTGTCGTGCCTCACGCTGGCGGTGAAGGTCGACGGGCGCGAGGTCACGACCATCGAGGGCGTCGGGACCGAGGACGACCTGCACCCGCTTCAGGAGGCGCTCATCGAGCATGACGGCTTTCAGTGCGGGTTCTGCACGCCGGGGCAGATCTGCTCGGCGATCGGGATGGCGGGCGAGCTCTCCCGCGGACTGCCCAGCCGAGTGACCGGCGACGTGGCCGCCACGCAGATGTCGTGGAGTCGCGAGGAGATCCAGGAACGCATGAGCGGCAACCTGTGCCGCTGCGGCGCCTACAACGGGATCGTCGACGCGATCATGGAGACCTTCGCCGCTGCGGCACCCGCCGATACCGAGCGTCAGGGGGCACGGTGAAGACCTTCACCTACCTTCGACCGCCGAATCCGCAGGCCGCGGTGGAGGCTGCCACCACGCACCGCGCCCGGTACGTCGCGGGCGGAACCAATCTGCTGGATCTGATGCGTGAGGGCGTCGAGCAGCCGACGGGGCTCGTGGACGTTTCGGAGCTCTCCACGGGCATCCGGCGTGACATCGACGGAACCCTCGTCCTCGGAGCCGGTGCCACGAACACCGCGGTCGCCGAGCACCCCGACGTCCGGACCTGGTTCCCGCTGATCTCCAGGTCCGTCCTCAACGGCGCGTCCGGGCAGATACGCAACATGGCGACGGTGGGCGGGAACCTGCTGCAGCGCACCCGCTGCCTGTACTTCTACGATGCGACGACCCGGTGCAACAAGCGTGTCGAGGGCTCCGGTTGCGACGCGGTCGAAGGGGACCACCGCAACCACGCCATCCTGGGAGCCTCTCCGAGTTGCGCGGCGACCCATTCGTCCGACCTGTGCGTCGCACTGGCCGCGCTGGACGCGTCCGTCCACGTGCTCGGCCCCGGCGGTGAGCGGACCATCGATCTCCTCGAGTTCTACGAACTTCCCGGGGACCGGCCCAGTGTGGAGAACGTCCTCGGCCCGCACGAGCTGATCACCTCCGTATCGGTTCCGCCGCTGAGCTACGGGCGCCGGTCGACCTACCGCAAGGTGCGGGAACGCACCAGCTACGCGTTCGCCCTGGTGTCGGTGGCCGCGGCGCTGGACATCGAAGACGGAGTGGTCCGCGATGCTCGCCTGGCGCTGGGCGGCGTCGCACCGAAACCCTGGCGGGCGACCGGGGCCGAGGCGCTGTTGCGAGGTGCCCGTGCCACCGGCGACGAGTTCCGGCGTGCTGCCGAGGCCGTGGTCGAGGACGCCAGCCCGCTGCGCGACAACGCGTACACGATTCCACTGGCGACGCGCACCATCGTCGCCACTCTCGAACAACTCGCGGGTGCGGAGGCCCGGTCATGAGTCTGATGCAACGAGTGGTCGGGCTGGTCGCGCGAGCCCTTCCCGACCGGGCCCCGGATCCGATGCTCGACCGGAAGGACGCATTCGCCGGCACGCCGCTGTCCCGGGTCGACGGGCCACTGAAGGTCACCGGTGGAGCGGAGTACACCGCCGATGTCGCGGTGCCCGGGCTCACCCACGCCGCGATGGTGTGCAGCACGATCGCCGGCGGCCGCATCGAGTCCATCACCGTGGCCGACGCGGAGAAAGCGGCCGGCGTGGTGCTGGTGATGACGTACCGGAACGCACCCGTACTGTCGCCCGCACCGACGCTGATGAGCTTCACCGGCGCGTCGTTCACCGATGCGCCCATGATGCAGGACGCGCGAGTCCGCTGGGATGGGGAACCGATCGCGGTCGTGGTCGCGGAGACCCTCGCACAGGCACGGCACGCGGCATCGCTGGTGAAGGTGACCTACGCCGAGGATCCTTCGGCACGCGTGGACTTCGACGCCTTGAAGTCTCGAGCGCGGCGCCCGGCCGCCGTCCAGGGACAACGACCGCGGATGACGAAGGGCAGCGTGGACGAGGCGCTGCGCACCGGCGACGTGGTGGTCGATCACGTCTACCGGACGCCACGGCACAACCACGCCGCCATCGAGCCGCACGCGACCGCAGTGGCCTGGCACGGTGACGACAGCATGACCGTGTGGGACAGCACGCAGGCCGTCACGCACACCCAGATGGGACTGGCCAAGGTGTTCGGCCTCGAGCGTGAGAAGGTCCGGGTGGTCTCGCAGTTCGTCGGCGGTGGCTTCGGGAACAAGATGATGTGGAACCACCAGGTGCTCTGCGCCGCCGCGGCGAAGCTGTCCGGCAGGCCCGTCCGCATCACGATGAGCCGGGAGGACGTCTTCCGGGTCACCGGCGGGCGCACGCTTTCCGAGCAACGCGTCGCACTGTCCGCGACGCGTCACGGCAAGCTGAGCGCTCTCGTGCACGAGGGCACCACCACGATCGGCGTCGACGGCAACGGGTTCGCGGAGCAATTCACGTTCCCCGCGCGGGTCCTCTACGCCGCCGACAACTTCGTCGTCGACCAGAGGGTGCTGGAGCTGAACATGGTGCCGAACGCCTCCATGCGCGCGCCCGGCGAGTCCATCGGATCGTTCGCCCTGGAATCCGCCGTGGACGAAGTGGCCGAGGGCCTCGGCATGGACCCGATCGAATTCCGGCGCGGGGTGCAGCCGGACAAAAATCCTTCCAGCGGCAGGCCATTCGCCATGCGCAACCTCATGCGGGCCTACGACCTGGGTGCGGCGCGGTTCGGCTGGGACGCGCGGAACCCGGTGCCACGATCACACCGCGAGGGCGAGTGGTGGATCGGCCACGGCGTCGCCTCGTGCAACTACCCGTACGTCCGGCTGCCCGGCGCGAAGGCGTCGGTCAGGATCGACAGCGACGGCCACGCCGTGGTCCGGACCGCTGCGCACGAGATGGGCATGGGGACCCCCACCGTGCAGGTGCAGCACGCCGCGGCGAGGCTGGGCCTTCCAGTGGAACAGGTCCGCTTCGAGTACGGCGACAGTGAGCTTCCGGCCGGGATCCCGGCCGGCGGTTCCGCGCAGACCGTCGCCATCATCGCCTCGGTCACCGACGCCGTCGACAAGCTGGTCAAAGAACTCCTCAAGCTGACCAGAGCGGGGTCGCCGATTTCCGGGGCGCGACCGCGGCAGGTCGAACTACGCGACGGGGGCATCTACCGCAAGGACGGCGGACCGGGCATCTCCTACCGTGAGCTGCTCCGGGCAGCGGGACGCGACCACGTCGAGGCGGTCGGCGCGGGCTCCCTGCCGCTGGAGATGATGAAGCACTCGATGGAGTCCTTCGGCGCCCAGTTCTGCGAGGTTCGCGTCAGCGACGTCACCGGCGAAGTCCGCGTCAACCGCTGGGTCGGCTCCTTCGACACCGGCCTCGTGCTCAACCCGAAGACGGCGGCCAGCCAATTCCGCGGCGGCATCGTGATGGGACTGGGCCAGGCCCTGACCGAGGAGACAGCCTTCGACACCCGGCGGGGACGAATCATGAACCCTTCGCTGGCCCACTACCACGTACCGGTTCACGCCGACGTGCCGCCGATCGACGTGGTGTGGCTGGACATCCCGGATCCCCTCGCGCCGATGGGTGCGCACGGCGTGGGCGAGATCGGCGTGGTCGGGGTCGCCGGCGCCGTCGCCAACGCCGTCTACAACGCGATCGGAGTACGGTTCCGCGAATTGCCCCTCACACCGGGCAAAGTGCTCAGTGGACTCGCCGCGCTGGAGGCGGAGTCCCGGGAAGCACGATCGACCGTCTGAGCCGACGCCGCCACGCTCCGGCCTCTCGCTCGGACGTGCGGGCCTCCGGCGACAACTCGCCGGCATCGTGGTCGCCCCTCACGACCGGGCGTGGTGCATCCGGACTCGATCGCCGGGTCAGGCCACTTCGACGACGACCTTGCCGAAGGCGCCGCGGTCGAGGTGGTCGAGTGCCGCGGGCAGCTCGGTGAGCGGGTAGCGCTCGTCGATCACCGGCTTCAGGCCGGTACGGTCGACGGCTCGGACGAGGTCTTCCAGCGCGCGGCGATGGCCGGTTCCGATGCCCTGGACGGTGATGTCTTTGAGCATCAGGGGCATCACGGGAGCAGTCACGTCAAAGCCCTCCAGCGCGCCGATCTGGTAGATCGTCCCACCGACCGCCGCGGTCTGGACGGCCTTTCCGAGATGCGCCCCGCCCACCACTTCGAGGATGTGGTCCGCGCCGCGGTCGTCGGTGATCTCGAGGATGGCCTCGATCCAGTCCTCACGCGTGCGGTCGACGCAGTGGTCGGCGCCGAGTTCCGCGGCGCGCGGCAGCTTGTGGGCGCTGCCGGACACGATGACCTCGGCCCCCAGCGCCTTCGCGAGCTGGATCCCGAACAGCGACACCCCGCCGGTCCCCTCGACCAGCACCGTGTCGCCGGCCCGCACTCCACCACGTTCGGCGAGCGCGAACCACGCGGTCAGCCCGGCGCACGGCAACGTGCTGGCTTCCGCGTGTGCGAGCGTTCCCGGCGCGTGGACGAACCATTCCGCCGGCAAGGCCACGTACTCCGCCAGGACGCCCGGGTAGTGACCACCGAGGGTCCGGTAGGACGGCGTCCGGGCGTCGCCGTGGCGGCGGCCGTCGATCCAGTCCGGGGTGAAGGTGGAGATCACGTGCTCGCCGATGGCGAAGCGGGTGACCTCGTCGCCGGTCGCCACCACTGTTCCCGACAGGTCGGACCCGGGGGTGAACGGAAAGGAGAGCGGCAACCCCCGCCCGCTTTCGGTGACCATCTTGTCGCGGTAGTTGAGTGCGACGGCCGCCACCTGCACCAGAACTTCGCCCCGCTGTGGCTGGGGAATCGGAACGTGCCTGAGTTCCAGCCGATCGCGGCCGATGTCGTCCATTTCCCAGCGCCGCATGGTCTCCGTCATCAAAGCTCCCCGTCGTGTTTCCCGGTTTGGCGCGTGGTCGATCGCATCGAGTACGGAACTGTCCGGTCCGGCACCCGATGCGGTGACGCTGACCGGCAAGGCGATACCGGCATCCCGCGCGACCAGCCGGAGCCGCCTGGCGGCCGCCGACCGCAGACCTCAGTTCGGCTTGGACGTTCTCTGGCCCGTCGTATCGCTGTCGCTGTTCTGCCGATCGGGTTCGATCGGGGCGGCGTGGGTGGTTTCGTGGCGGCCGGCCATGCCGGCGAGCAGGGCCAGCGACTGTTCTGCCGCGGAGCCCGGGGCCGCCGAGTAGAGGTACAGCGTCTGCCCCACCGACCCCGTCACGGAGAGGGATTGGTAGTTCACCGTGATCTCGCCGACGAAGGGATTGTTGTAACGCTTCGTGCCATCAGTCCGCTCGTGCACATCGTGGCGTGCCCACATCGTGCGGAATTCCGCGCTTTTCAGCGACAGCTCGCCGATCAGCTCGGTCAGGCGCGGGTCGTCGGGGCCGGTGCCGGCCGTGGACCGGACGCTCGCGACCACACTGTGCGCGATCGTGTTCCAGTCCG
The window above is part of the Amycolatopsis camponoti genome. Proteins encoded here:
- a CDS encoding zinc-dependent alcohol dehydrogenase family protein, with the protein product MPVSVTASGAGPDSSVLDAIDHAPNRETRRGALMTETMRRWEMDDIGRDRLELRHVPIPQPQRGEVLVQVAAVALNYRDKMVTESGRGLPLSFPFTPGSDLSGTVVATGDEVTRFAIGEHVISTFTPDWIDGRRHGDARTPSYRTLGGHYPGVLAEYVALPAEWFVHAPGTLAHAEASTLPCAGLTAWFALAERGGVRAGDTVLVEGTGGVSLFGIQLAKALGAEVIVSGSAHKLPRAAELGADHCVDRTREDWIEAILEITDDRGADHILEVVGGAHLGKAVQTAAVGGTIYQIGALEGFDVTAPVMPLMLKDITVQGIGTGHRRALEDLVRAVDRTGLKPVIDERYPLTELPAALDHLDRGAFGKVVVEVA
- a CDS encoding xanthine dehydrogenase family protein molybdopterin-binding subunit, giving the protein MSLMQRVVGLVARALPDRAPDPMLDRKDAFAGTPLSRVDGPLKVTGGAEYTADVAVPGLTHAAMVCSTIAGGRIESITVADAEKAAGVVLVMTYRNAPVLSPAPTLMSFTGASFTDAPMMQDARVRWDGEPIAVVVAETLAQARHAASLVKVTYAEDPSARVDFDALKSRARRPAAVQGQRPRMTKGSVDEALRTGDVVVDHVYRTPRHNHAAIEPHATAVAWHGDDSMTVWDSTQAVTHTQMGLAKVFGLEREKVRVVSQFVGGGFGNKMMWNHQVLCAAAAKLSGRPVRITMSREDVFRVTGGRTLSEQRVALSATRHGKLSALVHEGTTTIGVDGNGFAEQFTFPARVLYAADNFVVDQRVLELNMVPNASMRAPGESIGSFALESAVDEVAEGLGMDPIEFRRGVQPDKNPSSGRPFAMRNLMRAYDLGAARFGWDARNPVPRSHREGEWWIGHGVASCNYPYVRLPGAKASVRIDSDGHAVVRTAAHEMGMGTPTVQVQHAAARLGLPVEQVRFEYGDSELPAGIPAGGSAQTVAIIASVTDAVDKLVKELLKLTRAGSPISGARPRQVELRDGGIYRKDGGPGISYRELLRAAGRDHVEAVGAGSLPLEMMKHSMESFGAQFCEVRVSDVTGEVRVNRWVGSFDTGLVLNPKTAASQFRGGIVMGLGQALTEETAFDTRRGRIMNPSLAHYHVPVHADVPPIDVVWLDIPDPLAPMGAHGVGEIGVVGVAGAVANAVYNAIGVRFRELPLTPGKVLSGLAALEAESREARSTV